A genomic segment from Rubrobacter tropicus encodes:
- a CDS encoding oligosaccharide flippase family protein has protein sequence MGLRGGLAIFLLTVLLSKDIMAVLGPEFVPGWVVLIVVAAAQLFNSSVGPTQRVLAMTRHQKVLMAATAGSALVGVAASFALVPGYGILGAAAATATAIVLMNAITLLSVRRLLDFWPYDRRYAKPVSAGALAAAAVYLVGLAAPVPQGVQALLVFAPLFLVFYAGLLIVLGLGKSDRQLLAALWAPARRAMRRVARR, from the coding sequence GTGGGTCTTCGCGGGGGGCTGGCGATCTTCCTGCTCACGGTCCTCCTGAGCAAGGACATTATGGCGGTCCTCGGCCCCGAGTTCGTGCCCGGCTGGGTGGTGCTCATCGTCGTGGCCGCGGCCCAACTGTTCAACTCTTCGGTCGGGCCCACGCAGCGCGTCCTGGCCATGACGCGCCACCAGAAGGTGCTCATGGCGGCCACGGCGGGCTCGGCGCTGGTCGGCGTGGCGGCGAGCTTCGCCCTGGTCCCCGGCTACGGCATCCTGGGCGCCGCGGCGGCGACGGCGACGGCGATAGTCCTCATGAACGCGATCACGCTCCTCTCCGTCCGGCGGCTCCTGGACTTCTGGCCCTACGACCGGCGGTACGCGAAGCCCGTCTCCGCCGGCGCGCTCGCCGCCGCGGCGGTCTACCTCGTCGGGCTGGCCGCCCCCGTCCCCCAAGGCGTACAGGCCCTGCTCGTCTTCGCCCCGCTCTTCCTCGTCTTCTACGCCGGCCTCCTCATCGTCCTGGGCCTCGGAAAGAGCGACAGGCAACTACTCGCCGCGCTGTGGGCCCCGGCCCGGCGCGCGATGCGGCGCGTCGCGCGCCGTTAG
- a CDS encoding sulfotransferase family protein → MIAQLDPLYIKTRPTKAVSRLVSYALFEGRPLTTRGQWINPLVFAHFAVETRLPQLTEVEKPVFIVGTGRSGSTVLGVLMSMHRDVGFLNEPKALWHAVCPDGDVFGQYPSDGTPRYSLGAADATQDVRRRARRLFGAYLKATRSRRVVDKYPELVFRVPFVRGIFPDARFVFLVRDGRDTCRSIEDWSGRKGVRNAGEVHDWWGADNLKWRLMLDQLVPKEEDLSGSIDEIRGFDRHVDLAAVEWVITMREGLRNAGRYPNSFHTVRYESLVANPRKELSGLIDFCELPQDETFLSFAEQKLVPAPPKDGALRLHPAIRGPFEETAGALGYLGANSG, encoded by the coding sequence GTGATAGCCCAGCTCGACCCCCTCTACATCAAGACGCGCCCGACAAAGGCCGTCTCGCGCCTCGTCAGCTACGCGCTCTTCGAGGGGCGCCCGCTCACGACCAGGGGGCAGTGGATCAACCCGCTCGTCTTCGCCCACTTCGCCGTAGAGACGCGCCTGCCGCAGCTGACGGAGGTTGAGAAGCCCGTCTTTATCGTAGGCACCGGCAGGAGCGGCTCGACGGTGCTCGGGGTGCTCATGTCCATGCACCGCGACGTGGGCTTCCTGAACGAGCCGAAGGCCCTGTGGCACGCCGTCTGCCCCGATGGGGACGTCTTCGGCCAATATCCTTCGGATGGGACGCCGCGTTACTCCCTCGGTGCGGCGGACGCCACGCAGGACGTGCGCCGCAGGGCGCGGCGCCTGTTCGGGGCTTACCTCAAGGCCACCCGTAGCAGGCGGGTGGTGGACAAGTACCCGGAGTTGGTCTTCCGGGTTCCTTTCGTGCGCGGGATCTTCCCCGACGCCCGGTTCGTCTTCCTCGTCCGCGACGGGCGGGACACGTGCCGGTCCATAGAGGACTGGTCCGGAAGAAAAGGCGTAAGAAACGCCGGAGAGGTCCACGACTGGTGGGGCGCCGACAACCTCAAGTGGCGCCTGATGCTCGATCAACTCGTCCCCAAAGAGGAAGACCTCTCAGGCTCCATCGACGAGATACGCGGCTTCGACCGCCACGTCGACCTGGCGGCGGTGGAGTGGGTGATCACCATGCGCGAGGGCCTACGCAACGCTGGACGTTACCCGAACAGCTTCCACACCGTCCGCTACGAGTCGCTCGTGGCGAACCCCCGAAAAGAGCTGTCCGGGTTGATCGACTTCTGCGAGCTGCCGCAAGACGAAACCTTCCTCTCGTTCGCCGAGCAGAAGCTCGTCCCGGCCCCGCCGAAGGACGGAGCCCTGAGGTTGCACCCGGCGATCCGGGGTCCTTTCGAAGAGACAGCCGGAGCCCTGGGCTATTTGGGGGCGAACAGTGGGTGA
- a CDS encoding DUF4915 domain-containing protein yields the protein MHPDEALLVLGSLHAFAQDRRLDRSEVRSLQVVLDGEVGHAPFFDAWGEWGVVSFAWAPERPGTAYVATGTELLEVDLIERRVRDLGVLDLHDVHELTLMGRVLWIANTGRDEVVAFDVARERVAGRVQLSAYGSTPKIVPRPVEDDVPDRRLATDVREESERFHCNQVLKGFDGHYYALVHYALGESQLIRRAARRLMGRQGNGGVIDLNDGRVVPLGLMGPHTLRKVDGHYRVCDSGRSAINVYDGDWTLMEKIPSQGWVRGADASERLGIYYVGISQFRRRYMALNPTARQTPNMVQAISIETGEPVGEMVLSGVERVTNVYVIPREIAASILEMR from the coding sequence GTGCATCCAGACGAGGCGTTGCTGGTCCTCGGTTCCCTGCACGCTTTCGCGCAGGACCGGAGGCTCGACCGCTCGGAGGTGCGGTCACTTCAGGTGGTCCTTGACGGGGAGGTGGGCCACGCGCCCTTCTTCGACGCGTGGGGCGAGTGGGGCGTCGTCTCGTTCGCCTGGGCCCCAGAGCGGCCCGGGACGGCCTACGTCGCCACCGGCACCGAGCTGCTGGAGGTCGACCTCATAGAACGGCGCGTGAGGGACCTCGGGGTTTTAGACCTGCACGACGTGCACGAGTTGACCCTGATGGGACGGGTGCTCTGGATCGCCAACACCGGCCGGGACGAGGTCGTGGCCTTCGACGTTGCCCGGGAACGCGTCGCGGGACGCGTTCAACTCTCCGCGTACGGCTCGACGCCGAAGATCGTCCCCCGGCCCGTCGAGGACGACGTCCCGGACCGGCGGTTGGCGACCGACGTGCGGGAGGAGTCGGAGAGGTTCCACTGCAATCAGGTGCTCAAGGGCTTCGACGGACATTACTACGCGCTGGTCCACTACGCGTTGGGCGAATCGCAGCTGATCCGGCGCGCCGCGCGGCGCCTGATGGGACGCCAGGGCAACGGCGGCGTCATCGACCTCAACGACGGCCGGGTCGTGCCCCTGGGGCTCATGGGCCCGCACACCTTGAGGAAGGTGGACGGCCATTACCGGGTCTGCGACAGCGGCCGTTCGGCCATAAACGTCTACGACGGAGACTGGACCCTGATGGAGAAGATCCCCTCGCAGGGATGGGTGAGGGGCGCGGACGCCTCCGAGAGGCTCGGCATCTACTACGTGGGCATCTCCCAGTTCCGCCGGCGCTACATGGCCCTGAACCCCACGGCCCGCCAGACGCCCAACATGGTGCAGGCAATCTCCATAGAGACCGGGGAGCCCGTGGGCGAGATGGTCCTCTCGGGCGTCGAGAGGGTGACGAACGTCTACGTGATACCCAGAGAGATTGCCGCATCCATACTGGAGATGCGGTAG
- a CDS encoding glycosyltransferase family 4 protein, with amino-acid sequence MRAAIVEPVGGHGGMDYYDFGLCEALSKAGIEATLYTCDETSWRSRAFGVEIPYRGVFGAAPAWLRGLRHLRGTVRALVGARLKGARISHFHFFHVGPLELFGVLLARSLGMRVVVTAHDVQPFVERLSVPWMAARAYRMAARVIAQGRTAEKELGALLDVPASRIDVVPHGSYLPFVGEAPARGAARARLGLPEEARVLLFFGQIKAVKGLDLLIRAMPRVLREHPDTVLLVAGKAWKDDLRRYRAQIEALGIAESCVLHTRYIPDEDVAAYYAAADVVVLPYRRIYQSGVLLMAMSHGRPVVASDLPGMTEVVSDGVTGYLFAAGNAQALAARLAGVLGEDGELRRTAQRALRYVEEHHDWERIGAMTAACYRSALKG; translated from the coding sequence TTGAGGGCCGCGATCGTGGAGCCCGTCGGCGGCCACGGCGGCATGGACTACTACGACTTCGGCCTGTGCGAAGCCCTTTCGAAGGCCGGGATCGAGGCCACCCTGTACACCTGCGACGAAACCTCCTGGAGGTCTCGCGCATTTGGCGTGGAAATTCCTTACCGGGGCGTCTTCGGGGCTGCCCCGGCCTGGCTCCGGGGACTCCGTCACCTCAGGGGCACCGTCCGGGCGTTGGTGGGCGCGAGGCTCAAGGGGGCGAGGATCTCGCACTTCCACTTCTTCCACGTGGGTCCTCTTGAGCTGTTCGGCGTGCTGCTCGCGAGATCGCTGGGCATGAGGGTGGTCGTCACCGCCCACGACGTTCAGCCTTTCGTCGAACGCCTCTCGGTGCCCTGGATGGCCGCGCGCGCCTACCGGATGGCCGCCCGGGTTATCGCCCAGGGCAGGACTGCCGAGAAGGAACTCGGAGCGCTGCTCGATGTGCCCGCGTCCAGGATCGACGTGGTACCCCACGGCAGCTACCTGCCCTTCGTCGGCGAAGCCCCGGCGCGGGGGGCGGCGAGGGCCCGGCTCGGGCTGCCGGAGGAGGCCAGGGTGCTGCTCTTTTTCGGGCAGATCAAGGCGGTCAAGGGGCTCGACCTCCTGATCCGGGCCATGCCGCGGGTTCTACGGGAACATCCCGATACGGTCCTGCTGGTGGCCGGTAAGGCTTGGAAGGACGACCTCAGGCGCTACCGCGCGCAGATCGAGGCTTTGGGCATCGCCGAGAGTTGCGTCTTACACACCCGCTACATCCCAGACGAGGACGTGGCTGCGTACTACGCCGCCGCGGACGTGGTCGTCCTGCCTTACCGCAGGATCTACCAGAGCGGCGTCCTCTTGATGGCGATGAGCCACGGGAGGCCGGTCGTTGCCTCGGACCTCCCCGGCATGACGGAGGTCGTCTCAGACGGCGTCACCGGTTATTTGTTCGCCGCCGGAAACGCGCAGGCCCTCGCCGCGAGGCTCGCCGGCGTGCTGGGCGAAGACGGGGAGCTACGCCGGACCGCCCAGAGGGCCCTGCGGTACGTGGAGGAGCACCACGACTGGGAAAGGATCGGCGCGATGACGGCGGCGTGTTACCGATCGGCCCTGAAAGGTTAG
- a CDS encoding sulfotransferase family protein, translated as MARVRGDLFEKGQDAKSAASRRPSGHADEVGCPIFVVGNSRSGTTMMGRALGRHPHVFTMGEIHFFEQLRSAGGMDDRMPEAEAVRLAARLLCIQRDGYLRQGDPARFGAEAREILSRMPRSTPRRAHTAAEVFEGFLLHEAARGGKEVPCDHTPRNVFYIGEILRLYPRARVINLVRDPRDVLLSQKRKWKRRSLGAKGIPPRETLRAWANYHPVTTSKLWNASVRAADRFAGHGRVLSLRFEDLLADPEGELRAVCEFIGISFEDGLLEVPQVGSSSGRDRPDRKGIDPGRAGSWKKGGLGEAELFLCQRVTAPLMRRHGYFVEPVAPNPLRVAGSVLALGPKLALALAANLGRIKNLREALGRRLS; from the coding sequence GTGGCCCGGGTGCGGGGTGACCTTTTCGAGAAAGGTCAAGACGCGAAGAGCGCGGCTTCCCGCCGGCCTTCCGGGCACGCTGACGAGGTGGGTTGCCCCATCTTCGTCGTCGGGAACAGCCGCAGCGGCACGACGATGATGGGCCGCGCTCTCGGCCGGCACCCGCACGTTTTTACGATGGGCGAGATCCACTTCTTCGAGCAACTGCGGTCGGCCGGCGGGATGGACGACCGAATGCCGGAGGCGGAGGCCGTCAGGCTGGCCGCCCGGCTGCTCTGCATCCAGCGCGACGGCTACCTGAGGCAGGGAGACCCGGCGCGTTTCGGCGCGGAAGCCCGTGAAATCCTGAGCCGGATGCCACGGTCCACGCCGCGGCGGGCCCATACCGCGGCGGAGGTGTTCGAGGGCTTTCTTCTGCACGAGGCCGCGAGGGGCGGCAAGGAGGTGCCCTGCGACCACACGCCGCGCAACGTCTTCTACATCGGGGAGATACTCCGGCTCTACCCGCGGGCGAGGGTGATCAACCTGGTCCGCGACCCCCGCGACGTCCTGCTCTCCCAGAAGCGAAAGTGGAAGCGGCGCTCCCTGGGCGCGAAGGGCATCCCCCCCCGCGAGACCCTGCGGGCGTGGGCCAACTACCACCCGGTAACGACGAGCAAGCTGTGGAACGCCTCCGTCCGGGCGGCCGACCGGTTCGCCGGCCACGGGCGGGTGCTCTCCCTCCGGTTCGAAGACCTTCTCGCCGACCCCGAGGGAGAGCTTCGCGCGGTCTGCGAATTCATCGGCATCTCGTTCGAGGATGGCCTGCTGGAGGTGCCGCAGGTCGGCTCGTCCAGCGGGCGCGACCGCCCGGACCGCAAGGGAATAGACCCGGGCAGGGCCGGGAGCTGGAAGAAGGGCGGCCTGGGCGAGGCCGAGCTGTTCCTGTGCCAGAGGGTGACGGCCCCCCTCATGCGGCGCCACGGCTACTTCGTGGAGCCGGTCGCCCCGAACCCCCTGCGGGTGGCGGGCAGCGTGCTCGCGTTGGGGCCCAAGCTGGCGCTGGCCCTGGCCGCGAACCTCGGCAGGATAAAGAACCTTCGGGAGGCGCTCGGGAGGCGCCTGTCGTGA
- a CDS encoding O-antigen ligase family protein has product MSPRRLVPGALLLASLLGAFGFLSFYEALHAKELGEFCALVLFSWLALATRADSRWAVYVLLPALLVALFSLLYAFVFTLRTGADLFPSLWAQRYYAYVLLGPVVYMLYRRGWGLADFRRVFVTTMVLIVAGRIVGDLTVSSTPLLLSGRLFVLQLGPYYDDQTYLFRRMDFSALFVALYFGRRLFSSPNPAAFAFRSSVAALSTAVLLVSLPRTLATGTVVALVLYGLFLSRPERARVSALVLPLCLSTLVLAAPLLGGFLLSLFRHDLSFLTRSQSTGIALKSFAEYPIFGFGQDSSRSLSYQDLFGESFYPSDTGLTGVAFQFGIIGVLLYLAFCAWLVPNMLGLIWAARGRVGSAETTFLWVLLVACLTFVIISPIQARFIYSEGLPLAAFCWGLLMAHRHVPEPTPRAPVMARRPTDRPRTPTEVSP; this is encoded by the coding sequence ATGAGCCCGCGCCGGCTGGTACCCGGGGCCCTGCTCCTGGCGAGCCTCCTTGGCGCGTTCGGTTTCCTGAGCTTCTACGAGGCCCTGCACGCCAAGGAGCTCGGGGAGTTCTGCGCCCTGGTCCTGTTTTCGTGGCTCGCGCTCGCCACCCGGGCCGATTCGAGGTGGGCCGTGTACGTGCTCCTCCCCGCCCTGCTGGTGGCGCTCTTCTCGTTGCTCTACGCCTTCGTCTTCACCCTCAGGACGGGCGCCGACCTGTTTCCGAGCCTGTGGGCCCAGAGGTACTACGCCTACGTCCTGCTCGGGCCGGTCGTCTACATGCTCTACAGGCGGGGGTGGGGTCTGGCCGATTTTCGGCGGGTCTTCGTCACGACGATGGTCCTGATCGTGGCCGGCCGCATCGTCGGCGACCTGACGGTGTCGTCCACCCCCCTGCTGCTCTCGGGACGCCTCTTCGTGCTGCAGCTTGGCCCCTACTACGACGACCAGACCTACCTGTTCCGGCGCATGGACTTCAGCGCCCTGTTCGTGGCCCTGTACTTCGGACGGCGGCTCTTCTCGTCCCCAAACCCGGCCGCGTTCGCGTTCCGGTCGTCGGTGGCGGCCCTGTCTACCGCCGTGCTGCTCGTCAGCCTGCCGCGCACGCTGGCGACGGGGACCGTCGTGGCGCTGGTCCTCTACGGCCTGTTCCTCTCGCGGCCCGAGCGGGCCAGGGTATCGGCCCTCGTGCTGCCGCTGTGCCTCTCCACCCTCGTCCTGGCCGCCCCCCTGCTCGGCGGCTTCCTGCTCTCGCTCTTCCGGCACGACCTGTCCTTTTTGACCAGGTCGCAGAGCACCGGGATCGCCCTAAAGTCGTTCGCGGAGTACCCGATCTTCGGTTTCGGGCAGGACAGCTCCCGCTCGTTGTCCTACCAGGACCTTTTCGGGGAGAGCTTCTACCCTTCCGACACGGGCCTCACGGGGGTGGCTTTCCAGTTCGGGATTATCGGGGTGCTCCTTTACCTCGCCTTTTGCGCGTGGCTCGTCCCGAACATGCTCGGGCTGATTTGGGCCGCCAGGGGCAGGGTCGGATCGGCGGAGACGACCTTCTTGTGGGTCTTGCTCGTCGCGTGCCTGACCTTCGTCATCATCTCCCCCATTCAGGCCAGGTTCATATACAGTGAAGGGCTGCCCCTGGCGGCGTTCTGCTGGGGTCTGCTCATGGCCCACAGGCACGTCCCGGAGCCGACGCCCCGCGCGCCGGTGATGGCCCGGCGCCCCACGGACCGCCCACGGACCCCAACGGAGGTTTCCCCATGA